CAGGCCCCCGGGAAGTCCAGGGCGGGCTGGGCCAGGGCGGGAAGGCCCAGGAGCAGAGGGATTGCCAGACGCTTCATAGCTCACCTCCCAAAAGGGGCTCCCCCATGGCCTCCAGGAGGGCGTAGTAGGCCTGGAGGAAAAGGGCCCGGGCCCCCTCCAGGGTGCGCCGGGCCTGGAGCAGGCCCACCTCCGCCTGGAGAACCTCCAGGGCGGTGCCCGTGCCCGCCTCCAGGCGCCTTTTGGCCACCTCCAGGGAATGCTCCGCCGCCGCCAGGCCCCTTTCCGCCACCCCCACCTGGGCCTGGGCCAGGAGGAGGGCCTGGTGCCGCGCCCGCAGGTCCAGGGCCGCGGCCTGCAAGGCGGCCTCCAGGGCCAGCCGGGCCCCATCCCGGACCCTCTCCCGGGCAGCCACCTCCCGGTCCTGCGCAGGGCTCAGGAGGGGGAGGCTGGCCTGGGCCTGGAAGGCCACCCCCTCCCGGGGGGCCCCCAGGGGCTGGTACTGGACGGCGTAGCCCAGGGTGCCCGCGGCCAGGTTGAGGCTGAGGGCCAGGCTGGCCCCGCCCCCGGTCCCGCTCAGGCTGAGGCTCACCTGGGGCTGGACCCGGTCCCGCCGGGCCTGGTGGAGGAGGGCCTCCGCCTCCTCCAGGGCCAGGCGGGCCCTGCCCACGTCGGGCCGCCCCGCCCCCGCGGCCAGGGCCTCCTCCAGGCTGGGAAGGCCCCGGGGCAGGGGCAGGGGAAGGACGGCCACCTGCCGCCCCAGGGTGGCCTCGAGGCGGGCCTGGGCCAGGCTCAGGGCCAGCTCCGCTTGGAGGGCCTCCGCCTGGGCCTGGGCCCAGGCGGCCTCCGCCTCCAGCAGGGCCAGGAAGGTGGCCTGCCCCTCCGCGTGCTGGGCCCGGAGGGCCCGGAGCTGGGCCTCGCGGAGGGCCAGGCGCCTTTGGGCGAGCTCCCGGTCCAGGCCCGCCAGGTGGACCTCCAGGTACTGGGCGAGGGCGGTCTGGAAGAGGGCGTTCCCCTGGGCTTTTAGGTCCAGAAGGGCCCTCTGGTAGGCCCTTTCCGCCGCCCTGAGGCCGTCTTGGGCCGGGCCCCAGGGGAGGAGGACCACGCCTCCCCCGAGCCCCAGGGCCAGGCTCTCCTGCCCCGCAGGGGTGCGGGCGTAGCTCCCCTGGGGGGCCAGGGTGGGGAGGAGGGCGGCCCGGGCCCCTTCCAGGGCCAAGCGGGCCTGGGCCTCCTGCAGGAGGAGGCCCTGGTAGGAGGGGCTTTCCCGCACCAGGGACTTGAGGTCCACCCCCTGGGCCCAGCCCGGGGCCAGGAGGAGGAGAAGCCAGAGGGCGCGCATCCTGCCCCTAGGCTAGGCCAGGGCCGTTAGGGGTGTGTTAGAGCGGGGGGCTGAGGGGTCCTGGAGGCAGGGGGGGAGCCGAGGCCAGGGGAAGGGAGCGCGGGGTTTTGCGGAGGGTCAGAGGTCGTCCAAGGCCTCCCGGGGAGGCCGCCTCGCCCCCAGGTAGCCCCCTTCCCGCAGGACCAGGGGGAAGAGGGCCTCCCAGGAGCCCTCCACCGCCAGGAGGCTCTCCCCGCGGAAGGCCCGCACCCCCGCGGGCAAGGCGGCCTCCAGCCCGTGGGGGAAGAGGGCCAAAAACCCCTCCCCGGGCTCCCCCTCCCCCCGGTCCAGGTGGAAGGCCTGGGGCGCCAGGTAGCCCATGAGCCGGGTGCGGTGGGCCTCCCGCCGGAAGGCCTGGAGGGCCCTGAGGTCCTCCGCCCCCTGCCAGAGGAGGAGGTCGGCCTCCGCGGAAAGCCCCACCAGGCTGTAGGCCGCCAGGAAGCCCTCCCGGGCCCCCCAGCGCCCCAAGAGGAGGGCGAACTCCTCCTTCAGGTGCTCCTGGGCCTCGGCCTCCAGGCGCCGGAACTCCGGCAGGAGGCGCAGGAAGCTGAAGGCCCAAAGCCTCACGCCACCCCCAGGAGGCGGGAGAGGTCCTCCTCCGCCAGGTACTTGCCCACGTAGAAGGGCCCGAACTCGCCAAAGCGGGCGGAGACCTCGTCGAAGCGCATCTCGTAGACGATCCTCTTGAACTGGAGGGGGTCCTCGCTGAAGAGGTCCACCCCCCACTCCCAGTCGTCCAGGCCCTGGGCCCCGCTGATCACCTGCAGGACCTTCCCCTGGTACTTCCTCCCCGTCTCCCCGTGGGCCTTCATGAGCTCCGCCCGCTCCCGGGCGGGGAGGAGGTACCAGTTGTCCCCCCCCAGGCGGCGCTTGTTCATGGGGTAGAAGCACACGTACCCCCCCTTGGGCACCCGGGGGGTGAGGCGGGGCTTCACGTAGGGGGCCTCGGGGTCCAAAGGCCCGGTCTGGCTCCCCAGCTCCACCACGGAGTAGAAGCCGTAGGCGGGCCGGAGGTAGCGGGCGAAAAGGCTCTTGTTGAGCCTCGCCTCCGCCTCCAGGAGGGCGTCCAGCCCCTCCCGGAGGTTCAGGAAGAGGAGGTCGGCCTTGGGGGTGATCACCTGAAAGACCCCGAAGGAGCCCCGCCCCTCGGCCTCCACCCGGGCCCATTCGGCGAGGATCTCCCGCAGCTCTCCCCAGGCGGCCTCCCGCTCCCCCTTGGGGGCGGCAAGCCAGGCGGGGAAGTCCAGGTGGCGGAAGTCGTGGAGGAGGTGCCAGCCCTCGAGGGTAAAGGTGGGCTCGGGAACGCGGCCTGCCATGCCCCCACTATACCCCGGAAGCCCCCCCTTCCCCGGGGAGGCCCAGGCGGCGCCGCCGCTCCTCCAGGCGCAGGGCCTCCGCCAGCGCCAGGGCCAGCTCCACGTCCTGGAGGAAACGCTGGAGCTTCCGCCGCCAGGCCTCCCGGTCCAAGGGCCGGAAGAGGGCCCAGGGGCTTAGGGGAAAGCGGTCCACCCCGGAAAGGGCCGCGTAGAGCCGCCTCTCCCGCAGGCGGAGGCGGGGGGCCACCCCCACCCGCTCCCGGTAGCGCAGGAGCCCCTCCATCACCGCCGGGGTGAGGAAGACCCGCCCCCCCACCTGGTCGCTGGCGAAGGCGGCAAAGCGGCGCCCAAACTCCGGGCTTTCCAGGCGCAGGGCCTCCAGCCCGGCGGAAGGGGCCCAGGCTGCCCCCCGGGGCAGAACCAGGACCTCCGCCGGGGCGGGAAAGGGGAGGTCCAAACGCAGGAAGACCCCCTGGAAGAGGGTGCGGTAGCGGACCTGGGTCCCCTCGCGGGTGCGCACCACCTCCCGGCGCAGGAGGTGGACGTCGGCGGAGTCCAACCCAAAGGCCCCCACCTGGCCGTGGAGGCGGTCTTCCGAGGCGTAGCGGTCGGGCACGGGGAGGAGGCCCGCCTCCAGAACCTCCCCCAGGGGCAGCCCGCGCCCCTCGTAGCGCAGGCCGAGCCCCTCCGCCAGGAGGCGGGCGGCCTCCCCCTTGAGGCGGGCGGCGTACCCCCAGGGCTCCCCCAGGGCCAGGAGCAGGAGGAGGAGGGCGGGAAAGAGGGGCCAGAGGGACTCCCCCCCGAGGGCCAGGAGGAGGAGGCCGAAGAGGGCCGCCCCCCCCAGGAGGAGGAGGAAGCGGCGCAAGCCCCGCTGCCTCTCCGCCTCCAGGGCCGACGCCCGGGGAGCGAGGGCCTGGAGGGCCGCTTCCAGGACCTTACCCTCTTCCCCGCGGACCTCCACCCGCCCTCACCCCCGGAAGAGGCGGCCCAGATCGGGGGGCAGGCGCTCCTCCTCGGGCAGGGTGAAGACCGGCTTGCGGCCCAAGCCCATGAGGCGGGCGTAGAGGAGGGTGGGCACCTGCTCCACCGCGTTGTTGTACTCCGTCACCGCCTGGTTGTAGAAGCGCCTCGCGGCGGCGATGGCGTCCTCGGCCTCGGCGAGGGCCGCCTGGAGCTGGAGGAAGTTCTGGCTGGCCTTGAGGTCGGGGTAGGCCTCGGCCCTAAGGCGCACCTCCCGGAGGAGGCGGGAGACCTCCTCCTCCAGGCGGAACTCCTCCTCCGGGGTCGCCGCCCCGGCGGCGGCCTCCCGGAGGCGGGTGAGGCGCTCCAGGAGCTCCCTTTCGTGGGCCATGTAGGCCTGGACCGCCGCCACCAGGCCCGGGATGAGGTCGCGGCGCTTCTTGAGCTGGGCCTCCACCGCCCCGAAAGCGTTCTCCACCTGGTTCTTGCGGGCGATGAGGGCGTTGTAGGGGAGGACGAGGAGGGCGAGGAGGCCGAGGGCCAGGACAACCCAGAGAAAGTCCATGGGGCCATTTTATACCCGCCCCCAGGGGGGCGCCCAAAGGGCTTCCCGCCCCGACGGGTCCCCTTTTCCCCCTCGAGGGGGTACGGGGTATACTCGGCAGCATGCTGGCCGCCATCCTGCAGACCGCGCTGGCCTTCTTGCTGGCAGGGCTTCTCGGCTACCACGGCAGCCGCCTCCTGGGCAGCCTCAAGGCCCTGGCCCCCGAGGGGGTGGACGGCCGTTTCTTCCGCCTCCTGGGCCTCCTCTGGTGGGGGGTGGTCCTCCTCGGGGCCCTGAGCTTCACCGCCCACGCCCTTGGGCTTCCCTACGAGCCCCTCGCCACCTGGGGCGGGGCCCTGGTGGCCTGGCTCGGGGCCAAGGGGGTGGCGGGGCTTTTCGTCCTGGGCCTCACCTGGCTGGGCTTCCGCCTGGTGCCCCTGGTCCTCAAGCGGCTCCCCGAGCCCCAGGGGGAGCTCTCCCGGGAGCTGGTCCGGGCCCGGACCCTGCGGAGCTTCGCCGAGTCCCTCCTGCGGGCGGTGGTCCTGGTGGTGGGGGGGCTTTTCTTCCTCTCCAACCTGGGCCTGAACGTCACCGCCCTCCTGGCGGGGGCGGGGGTGGCGGGCCTGGCCATCAGCTTCGCCGCCCAGAACCTGATCCGGGACTTCATCAACGGCTTCTTCATCCTCCTGGAGGACCAGTACGGGGTGGGGGACATCGTGCAGATCGGGGGCGTGGGGGGGGTGGTGGAGCGCTTCAACCTGCGCCTCACCGTGCTCCGGGACCTGGAGGGCCGGGTCCACTTCATCCCCAACTCCGAGGTGCGCCAGGTGACGGTGATGACCCAGGAGTGGGCCCGGGCGGTGGTGGACGTGGGGGTGGCCTACAAGGAGGACCTGGAGCGGGTCCTCCCCGTCTTCCAGGACGAGGTGGAGCGCTTCTACAGCGACCCCGAGTGGCAGGACAAGTTCACCGAGCCCCCCCAGGTCCTAGGGGTGCAGGAGCTGGCGGGCAGCGCCGTGGTCATCCGCGTCCTCTTCAACACCAAGCCCGCCCAGCAGTGGGCCGTGGCCCGGGAGTTCAGGAGGCGCATCAAAAACCGCCTGGACCGCGAGGGGATCGAGATCCCCTACCCCCACCAGAAGCTCTACTTCGGGGAGCCCCTAAGGCTGGAAAAGGGGGTGTAGGCTAGGGGGGATGCCGCAGGTCTACGGGGAGATCCTGGAGGCCCTCCGCCCCCACCTGGGGGCTCGGGCGGAAGCGGTGCTGGAGGAGGGACTCAAGCGCCTGGGCAAGCGGCCCGCGGAGCTCACCCCCGAGGACGGGGCCCTCCTCCTCAAGGGCCTGGCCTTCCGGGAGCTCCAGGCCCGCCTCGCCCCCGAGGAGGCCCGGCGGGTGGTGGAGGGGGTGCTCTCCCGCCTCGGGAGCGGGGGGGGCGGCCTGGAGGCCCTGGAGGAGGGGCTCAAGCGGTTCGGGCTCTACGTGGACTGGCCGGAGGTGGGCCGGCTGCGGGCCCTGGTGAACCGGCTGCGCCAGGGCCCCGATCCCCGGCTCCTGGCGGAGGGCCGGGAGCTTCTGGAGGCCCTGGAGGAGAGGCTGGAGGAGGCCCTCCTGCGCCAGACCCAGGACCTGGCCCACCTGGAGGAGGCCCTAGAGAGGGTGCGCCACCTGGGGGGGCCCAAGGTCAGGCGGCTGGAAAGCCTCCTGGACACCGTGCGCCGGGCCCACGCCGAGGGGATCCTGGCCCAGGCGGAGGTGGAGCGGGCCCGGGGGCTGGCCCTGGAGCTGCGGAAGCTCCTGGAGTCCAGTGCGGTCCAGGCCCCCACCCTGCCAGAGATCCTCTTTGAAACCGGGGAGGCTCTCCCCGAGGCCGGGCCGCGGGAGGCCCCGAACGACGTTTTCCTCACCGTGGAGGAGGCCTCGGAGCTGGAGGGGGAGCTGGTGGTGGACCTCGAGGCCCTCCCCGAGGAGGCCACCAAGCGCATCCAGGCCCTGGAGGTGGCGGAGGAAAGGCGGAGGCTGGAGGAGCTCCTGGCCCGGCACGCCCCCCTCCTGGAGCGGACCACGGTGAGCCCCCTCCTGGCCGAGGTGGAAGCCCTCCTGGAGGCAGGCACCCCGGCGGGGGACAGGCTTAGGGCCCTGGAGGAAGCCCTGAAGGAGGCGGAGGGGAACCTGCGGGCGGAAAGGCGGGCGCGGCTCATCCAGCTGGGGGAGGCCCTGAGGACCCTCCCCCTCCCCGAGGAGGCCAAGGCTCCCCTGGAGGGGGTCCTGCGCCTGGCGGAGGAAACCCTGGCCGAGGGGGGCTACCCCGACCTCTCCTCCCTGGAGGAGGAGCTCCGGCGGCTGGAGGCGGAGGCCAGGCGCAGGGCCCAGGAGGCAAAGCGCCTCCTGGAGGAGAAGGAGGCCCTCCTGCGGGAGCTTGCGGAGCGGGGGGAGGCCTTCTCCCCCCTTCTGGGGGAGCTCAGGGCCCTGGCGGAAGAAGCCCTCCCGGAGGGGCTTCCCCGGATCCGGGCCCGCTACGCCGAGCTCCTAAAGGCCCAGGGGGAGGAGGCCGCCCTCAAGGCCAAGCTGGCGGAGGCGGAAGGGGAGCTGGAGGCCCTCCTCCCGGAGGCCGAGGCCCTGGGCCTGGGGGAGGCGGTGGCCGAGGCCCGGGGCCTCCTGGGGGAGGGACGGCTTCCCGACCTGGGGGCCCTGAGGGCCCGCCTGGAGGAGGCCAAGGCGGAGGCCCGCCAGGGAGCCCTCCGGCAGCTCGCGGAGCTCCAGGTGCTGGCGGAACGCTTCCGGGGCTTCGGCGGGGAGGGGGTGCTGCGGGCCATCGAGGAGGAGAAGGGCAAGCCCCTCCCCGACCCCGCCCCCATCGCCCGGACCCTGCAGGCCCTGAGGCGGCGGCTGGAGGCTAAGCGGGAGGAGCTCTTCACGCGCCTCACCGCCTTTTTCCAGACCGAGGCCCGCCTGGAGGGCCTGGGAAGCGAGACCGCCCGGCGCCTCAAGCCCCTCCTGCCGGTGCTGCAGGCAGGGCGGGAGCGGCTTTCCCGGCTGGGGCCCAAGGGGCTTCTGCGGCTGGAGAAGGCCCTGGCGGAGGCCGAGGCCCTCCTGAAGGAGCTGGAGCGGGAACAGGAGGCGGCCAGGGCCGTGCTGCGGGAGATCCGGGGGGCAGACCTGGAGGCCCTCCTGGGGGTCTTCGACCAGGAGACGGCACCGGAGGACCTGGCCCCCCTGCGCCTGCCCGGGGTAGAGGTGCTGGGCTACCTGGAAGACCCCCTTCCCCTGCCCAAAGCCTCCCTCCTCGCCCTCCGGCAAGCCCTGGACCACCTGGACAGGGCCCTGGGCCAAAGCCGGGGCCCGGCCGTGGTCCTCCTGGGCCAGAAGGCCCTGGTCCTGGCCCCCAAGGGGCGGAGGGCCCTGGTGGCCCTCCTGGACAAGGCCAGCCTCTCGGCCTTCCTCCTGGAGCTTACCCCGTAGGGGTGCTACACTTAGGGGTAGTGGTAACCGCCTCGGCCCTTTGGGAAAGCCTCGCCCCCCACCTGGACTACCTCTCCCCCGAGGAGCGGGAGCGGGTGCGGGAGGCCTACCGCTTCGCCGAGGAGGCCCACCGGGGCCAGCTGCGCAAGAGCGGGGAGCCCTACATCACCCACCCCGTGGCGGTGGCGGAGATCCTGGCCTCCTTGCACCTGGATCCGGACACCGTGGCCGCGGGCCTCCTCCACGACACCCTGGAGGACTGCGGGGTAAGCGGGGAGGAGCTGGAACGGCGCTTCGGCCCCGCGGTGCGCCGGATCGTGGAGGGGGAGACCAAGGTCAGCAAGCTCTACAAGCTGGCCAACCTGGAGGGGGAAGAGAGGCGGGCCGAGGACCTCCGCCAGATGTTCATCGCCATGGCGGAGGACGTGCGCATCATCATCGTGAAGCTGGCCGACCGCCTGCACAACCTGCGCACCCTGGAGCACATGCCCCCCGAGAAGCAGCGGCGCACCGCCCAGGAGACCCTGGAGATCTACGCCCCCCTGGCCCACCGCCTGGGGATGGGGCAGCTCAAGTGGGAGCTGGAGGACCTCTCCTTCCGCTACCTCCACCCCGAGGCCTACCGCGCCCTCCTCTCCCGCATCCGGGAAACCCAAGAAGCCCGGGAGCGCCTGGTGCAAAAGGCCATGGCCGCCCTGGAGGAGGCCCTGCGCAAGGATGAGCTTCTCCAGGCCCAGCTGCAAGGCTTCGAGGTCACGGGCCGCCCCAAGCACCTCTACTCCATCTGGAAGAAGATGGAGCGGGAGGGGAAGGCCCTGGAGCAGATCTACGACCTCCTGGCGGTGCGGGTCATCCTGGACCCCAAGCCCGCCCCCACGGAGGAGGGAAGGGCGGTGAGGGAGAAACAGGTCTGCTACCACGTCCTGGGCCTGGTCCACGCCCTCTGGCAGCCCATCCCCGGACGGGTCAAGGACTACATCGCCGTGCCCAAGCCCAACGGCTACCAAAGCCTCCACACCACGGTGATCGCCCTGGAGGGCCTCCCCCTGGAGGTGCAGATCCGCACCCGGGAGATGCACCGCATCGCCGAGTACGGCATCGCCGCCCACTGGCTCTACAAGGAGGGGCTCACCGACCCCGAGGAGGTGCGGCGCCGGGTCTCCTGGCTCAAGAACATCCAGGAGTGGCAGCAGGAGTTTTCTAGCTCCCGGGAGTTCGTGGAGGCGGTGACCCGGGACCTCCTGGGGGGTAGGGTCTTCGTCTTCACCCCCAAGGGGCGGATCATCAACCTGCCCAAGGGGGCCACCCCCGTGGACTTCGCCTACCACATCCACACCGAGGTGGGGCACCACATGGTGGGGGCCAAGGTCAACGGGCGCATCGTCCCCCTCTCCTACGAGCTGCAAAACGGGGAGCTCGTGGAGATCCTCACCAGCAAAAACGCCCACCCCTCCAAGGGCTGGCTGGAGTTCGCCAAAAGCCGCACCGCCAAGAGCAAGATCCGCCAGTACTTCCGCGCCCAGGAGCGGCAGGAGACCCTGGAGAGGGGCCAAGGGCTCCTGGAGCGCTACCTGAAGCGCCGGGGCCTCCCCCGGCCCGCGGACAGCCAGCTGGAGGAGGCGGCCCGCCGCCTGGGCATCGCCCCCTCCCCCGAGGAGCTCTACCTGGCCCTGGCCCTGAACCGCCTCACCCCCCGCCAGGTGGTGGAAAAGCTCTACCCCACAAGCCTCCAACGGCGGGAAAAGCCCGCCCCTCCCCCCAAAAACCAGTGGGGCATCCGCCTGGAGCAGGACCTCCAGGCCCCCATCCGCCTGGCCTCCTGCTGCGAACCCATGAAGGGGGACAGCATCCTGGGCTTTGTCACCCGGGGAAGGGGGGTCACGGTCCACCGGGCGGACTGCCCCAACCTGCGCCGCCTCCTCCAGGGCCCGGAGGCGGACCGGATCCTGGGGGCCTACTGGGAGGGGGTGGGGGGGAAGGTGGCCACCCTCGAGGTCCTGGCCCAGGACCGGGCCGGGCTCCTAAGGGACGTGATGCAGGTGGTGGCCGAGGCGGGCAAAAGCGCCCTGGGCTCGGAAACCCGCGTCCTGGGCCCCCTGGCCCGCATCCGCCTGCGGCTTTCCGTGGGGGACGGGGAGCGGGAGAGCCTGGTCCAGGCCCTCAAGGGGGTGAAGAGCGTGGAGGAGGTGCGCTGGGTCTAGAGGAGGCGCACCCAGACCTCCCGCTCCCGGGGCCCGTCGAACTCCGCCAGGAAGACCTGCTGCCAGCGGCCAAGCCAAAGCCTCCCCCCCTCCGCGGGGAGGAGGAGGTGGACCCCGGTGAGGAGGCTCTTGAGGTGGGCGTGGGTGTTGCCCTCGGCGTGCCGGTCTTTGGGGTGATGGCGGGGGGCGAGCTCCTCCAGGCGGCGGAGGAGGTCTTGGGCCACATGGGGATCCGCCCCCTCCTGCACCAGGAGGCTGCAGGTGGTGTGGGGGACGAAGAGGTACACCAGGCCGGTGTGCCCCTCCAAAACCGCCTCCACCTGACCGGTGATGTTCACCAGCCCCTCGGGGGGGGTTCTGACGGCGAGGCGCCTCATGGCCCCAGGATAGCCGGGAGGCCTTAGCCCAGGCGGGAGATGCGCAGAAAGAAGCTCCGCTCCACGGGAAAGGTACGGTCCAGGCTCCCGAACTCCGCCTCGGCGAAGGCCAGGAGGTGGGGCATCGCCCTGCGGTGGACCTCCTCGGGCACCTCCTGGGTGAAGGAGTAAAGCCGCTCCTCCAGGGCCTCCAGGGCTTCCCTCAAGGAGCGCTCCTCCCGCCAGGCCACCACCAGGCGGGTCCGGGGCCGGAGGCCGAGGCGCCTCAGCGCCTCCGCCACCTCGGCGAGCCGCTTCTGGTGCCGGCCCCGCTCCACCCTTACCCCTTCCGCCGCCACCAGGGCCTGCCAGCGCTCCTGGAGGCGGGAGTCCACCTCCGAGGCCATCCGGTCCCAGCCCTCCAGGAGCACCCCTCCCGGCTTCAGGACCCGGAAGGCCTCCGCCAGGGCCCTCTGCCAGTCGGGGAGGAGGTGCCAGAGGTGGACGGCGATCACCCCGTGGACGCTCTCCCCGGGCAGGGGGATCTCCCGGGCGTCCGCCAGGAGGAGGTGCACCTTGCGCATGACCCCCGCGGCCTTCTGCCGGAAAACCTCCAGCATGGCCGGGTCCCGGTCCAAGGCGATGTAGCGGTAGCCCCGGGCGATGAGGGGCAGGGCGATCCGCCCCGTGCCCGCCCCGAGCTCCAGGAGGACGGGCTCCTCCCCCCGGGCCTGTAGGGCGTTCCCGATGGCGGTGGCGATACGGCCCGCCACCTCCGGCGGGTAGGCCCGCAGGCGGTCGTAGGCGTGGGCCACCCGGGTTCCGGCCTTGGGCATCCCCTCTCCCCATTCTAACGGGGTATGCTTGGGGGCATGAAGGGTCTGATCCTGGCCGCCGGGCGGGGGACCCGGCTCCGCCCCCTCACCCACACCCGGCCCAAGCCGGTGATCCGGGTGGCGGGGCGGCCCATCCTCCACTATGCGGTGGAGAACCTGCGGGAAGCGGGGGTAGAGGAGATCGGGGTGGTGGTCTCCCCGGAGACGGAGAAGGACATCCGGGAAGCCCTTGCCGGCTACCCGGTGCGCTACATCCTCCAGGAAGAGCCCCAGGGCCTGGCCCACGCGGTGGCGGTGGCCCAGGGCTTCCTGGGCCCAAGCCCCTTCGTCCTCTACCTGGGGGACAACCTCTTCCAGAGGGGCATCGGCCGCTTCCTCGGGGCCTTCCGCGAGGGGGTGAGCGCGGTGATCGCCCTGGTGCGGGTGGAAGACCCCCGGCAGTTCGGGGTGGCCCTCCTGGAGGGGGAACGGGTGGTGCGCCTCCTGGAGAAGCCCCAGGATCCCCCCTCGGACCTGGCGGTGGCCGGGGTCTACGTCTTCACCCCCGAGGTCTTCCCCGTGATCGGGGACCTCAAGCCCTCGGCCCGGGGGGAGTACGAGATCACCGACGCCATCCAGGGGCTCATCGACCGGGGGAAGCGGGTGGTGGGGGTGGAGGTGGAGGGCTGGTGGAAGGACACCGGCCGCCCCAAGGACCTCTTAGACGCCAACCGCCTCCTCCTGGAGGAGCTCTCCCCCCGGGTGGAGGGGGAGGTGGAGGGGAGCGAGCTCACGGGCCGGGTGGTGGTGGAGCGGGGGGCCCGGGTGGTGGGGAGCACGGTGATCGGCCCGGCCTTCATCGGGGAGGGGGCGGTGGTGGAGGGGGCCTATGTGGGCCCCTTCACCTCCATAGGGCCGGGGGCGCGGGTGGTGCGCTCGGAGGTGGAGTACTCCATCCTCGAGGACCAGGCGGTCCTAGAAGATGTGGCCCCGCGCCTCCAGGAGAGCATCCTAGGGGTGAGGGCCGAGGTGAAAAGCCGCAACGGCCTTCCCCGGGCCCACCGCCTCATCCTGGGGGACCTCTCCCAGGTGGAGCTGGCCTGAGGCCACCCCGGCCGGGCGCGGGCTCCGGTCGCAAACGGATGGAAAACCCCGCAGCATGGCCCGCCTTTTAGACCTCCTCACGGAAGGCTTCCAGAGCGGCGAGGCCCTGGCCCGGAGGCTGGGGGTGAGCCGCCAGGCGGTGTCCAAGGAGGCCAGAAGGCTCCAGGCCGAGGGCTTCCCGGTGGAGGTGGGCCCGCAGGGCTACCGCATCCTCCCCGGCACCCCCCTCCCCCACCTCTTCCAGCCCAGAGGCCGCCTGGGAAGGCCCTACCGCTACCTGGGCCGGGTGGAGAGCACCCAGGACGTGCTCAAGGCCTGGGCGGAGGCGGGGGCCCCCGAGGGGGCCCTGGTCCTGGCCGAGGTCCAGGAAAAGGGGCGGGGAAGGCGGGGAAGGCCCTGGGCGAGCCGCCCCGGAGGAAGCCTCACCTTCTCCCTGCTCCTCAGGCCCCTCCTCCCCCTTCCCGCCCTGGGACCCCTCCCCCTCCTCGCCGGCCTGGCCCTCTTCGAGGCCGCGGGGGTGGGGGGGCTCAAGTGGCCCAACGACCTCCTGGCCCCGGACGGCCGCAAGATGGCGGGGATCCTCCTCGAGGCCAAGGCCGAGGGGGAGGAGGTGGCCTACGTCCTCCTGGGGGTGGGGGTGAACGTGGCCTGGGCCCCGCAAGGGGCAGCCGCCCTCGGGGAGTTCTCCCCCCGCTCCCGCCGGGAGGTGCTGGAGGGGTTTTTGGAGCGGCTGGAAACCCTCCTGCCCCTCCTGGAACGGCCCGAAGCCCTCCTCCCCCGCTACCGCCAGGCCTCCTGCACCCTGGGGCGCTGGGTGCGGGTGCATACCCCCAAGGGGCCGGTGGAGGGGGTGGCGGAGGCGGTCCTCCCCGACGGGAGCCTCCAGGTGGGGGGGGTGCGGGTGGGGGCGGGGGAGGTGGAGCTGTGGGCTGCCCCGCCCTAGGGGGCCCCAAGCCTGAGTGTCTCAGGCTTAGATTTTCCTAAGCATCTGTGCTAGGATAGGGGCAGGTATGTTCGCCCGCATCTTCACCAAGGAGGAGGCCGACGCCCTCCTGCCCGAGCTGCGGCGGGTCCTGGCCCAGATGCGGCAGGCCCAGAGGGAGCTCC
The genomic region above belongs to Thermus thermamylovorans and contains:
- a CDS encoding TolC family protein, giving the protein MRALWLLLLLAPGWAQGVDLKSLVRESPSYQGLLLQEAQARLALEGARAALLPTLAPQGSYARTPAGQESLALGLGGGVVLLPWGPAQDGLRAAERAYQRALLDLKAQGNALFQTALAQYLEVHLAGLDRELAQRRLALREAQLRALRAQHAEGQATFLALLEAEAAWAQAQAEALQAELALSLAQARLEATLGRQVAVLPLPLPRGLPSLEEALAAGAGRPDVGRARLALEEAEALLHQARRDRVQPQVSLSLSGTGGGASLALSLNLAAGTLGYAVQYQPLGAPREGVAFQAQASLPLLSPAQDREVAARERVRDGARLALEAALQAAALDLRARHQALLLAQAQVGVAERGLAAAEHSLEVAKRRLEAGTGTALEVLQAEVGLLQARRTLEGARALFLQAYYALLEAMGEPLLGGEL
- a CDS encoding chlorite dismutase family protein, whose amino-acid sequence is MRLWAFSFLRLLPEFRRLEAEAQEHLKEEFALLLGRWGAREGFLAAYSLVGLSAEADLLLWQGAEDLRALQAFRREAHRTRLMGYLAPQAFHLDRGEGEPGEGFLALFPHGLEAALPAGVRAFRGESLLAVEGSWEALFPLVLREGGYLGARRPPREALDDL
- the hemQ gene encoding hydrogen peroxide-dependent heme synthase; the protein is MAGRVPEPTFTLEGWHLLHDFRHLDFPAWLAAPKGEREAAWGELREILAEWARVEAEGRGSFGVFQVITPKADLLFLNLREGLDALLEAEARLNKSLFARYLRPAYGFYSVVELGSQTGPLDPEAPYVKPRLTPRVPKGGYVCFYPMNKRRLGGDNWYLLPARERAELMKAHGETGRKYQGKVLQVISGAQGLDDWEWGVDLFSEDPLQFKRIVYEMRFDEVSARFGEFGPFYVGKYLAEEDLSRLLGVA
- a CDS encoding DUF3137 domain-containing protein, whose translation is MEVRGEEGKVLEAALQALAPRASALEAERQRGLRRFLLLLGGAALFGLLLLALGGESLWPLFPALLLLLLALGEPWGYAARLKGEAARLLAEGLGLRYEGRGLPLGEVLEAGLLPVPDRYASEDRLHGQVGAFGLDSADVHLLRREVVRTREGTQVRYRTLFQGVFLRLDLPFPAPAEVLVLPRGAAWAPSAGLEALRLESPEFGRRFAAFASDQVGGRVFLTPAVMEGLLRYRERVGVAPRLRLRERRLYAALSGVDRFPLSPWALFRPLDREAWRRKLQRFLQDVELALALAEALRLEERRRRLGLPGEGGASGV
- a CDS encoding LemA family protein translates to MDFLWVVLALGLLALLVLPYNALIARKNQVENAFGAVEAQLKKRRDLIPGLVAAVQAYMAHERELLERLTRLREAAAGAATPEEEFRLEEEVSRLLREVRLRAEAYPDLKASQNFLQLQAALAEAEDAIAAARRFYNQAVTEYNNAVEQVPTLLYARLMGLGRKPVFTLPEEERLPPDLGRLFRG
- a CDS encoding mechanosensitive ion channel family protein; protein product: MLAAILQTALAFLLAGLLGYHGSRLLGSLKALAPEGVDGRFFRLLGLLWWGVVLLGALSFTAHALGLPYEPLATWGGALVAWLGAKGVAGLFVLGLTWLGFRLVPLVLKRLPEPQGELSRELVRARTLRSFAESLLRAVVLVVGGLFFLSNLGLNVTALLAGAGVAGLAISFAAQNLIRDFINGFFILLEDQYGVGDIVQIGGVGGVVERFNLRLTVLRDLEGRVHFIPNSEVRQVTVMTQEWARAVVDVGVAYKEDLERVLPVFQDEVERFYSDPEWQDKFTEPPQVLGVQELAGSAVVIRVLFNTKPAQQWAVAREFRRRIKNRLDREGIEIPYPHQKLYFGEPLRLEKGV
- a CDS encoding RelA/SpoT family protein, with product MVTASALWESLAPHLDYLSPEERERVREAYRFAEEAHRGQLRKSGEPYITHPVAVAEILASLHLDPDTVAAGLLHDTLEDCGVSGEELERRFGPAVRRIVEGETKVSKLYKLANLEGEERRAEDLRQMFIAMAEDVRIIIVKLADRLHNLRTLEHMPPEKQRRTAQETLEIYAPLAHRLGMGQLKWELEDLSFRYLHPEAYRALLSRIRETQEARERLVQKAMAALEEALRKDELLQAQLQGFEVTGRPKHLYSIWKKMEREGKALEQIYDLLAVRVILDPKPAPTEEGRAVREKQVCYHVLGLVHALWQPIPGRVKDYIAVPKPNGYQSLHTTVIALEGLPLEVQIRTREMHRIAEYGIAAHWLYKEGLTDPEEVRRRVSWLKNIQEWQQEFSSSREFVEAVTRDLLGGRVFVFTPKGRIINLPKGATPVDFAYHIHTEVGHHMVGAKVNGRIVPLSYELQNGELVEILTSKNAHPSKGWLEFAKSRTAKSKIRQYFRAQERQETLERGQGLLERYLKRRGLPRPADSQLEEAARRLGIAPSPEELYLALALNRLTPRQVVEKLYPTSLQRREKPAPPPKNQWGIRLEQDLQAPIRLASCCEPMKGDSILGFVTRGRGVTVHRADCPNLRRLLQGPEADRILGAYWEGVGGKVATLEVLAQDRAGLLRDVMQVVAEAGKSALGSETRVLGPLARIRLRLSVGDGERESLVQALKGVKSVEEVRWV